The genomic window CGATGGGACGCGATCTCCTGGTCGCCGGCCTGTCGCCGACTTGGGAAAAGAACTCGTTCCTCAACGGTCGCTATAAAACGGTGAAGAAGAAAAGCGAATCCGTCAGCCGTCAAGGGAAAACCCTTGCCAATCCGACCCGCGTTTCCCGGGCGACCGACGGCAAGGAAATTCGTTACTCCAATTCCCACGGAGCAAGCACCCTGAAAAAGTCCCGGAGCAGCAGCACCAAGCAGCAATGGAACCAGACGCCTTCCCATTCCAACCCGCAACAGCAAAAACCGAAGACGACCCAACCGAAGACCACCCAACCGACGAAAACCACTCCGGAACAAATTGACGGAGGCAGCCAAACCGCTCCGCCCAGCACCAACACCGACGGCAACAAGAGCGGAAGCTCTTCCGATAAAAAACTGCTGGATGTCGACCTGAATCTGGGTATTATCAAGGTGGGCATCAAGCTGTAATTCAAAAGCAGCAAAGCCCGTTGACATGGGATTTTGTCAACGGGCTTTATTTTTGCCAAAAAAAGAAGGGGGATTCATCCCCCCTCATTTCATCTGTTCAATCCTCCGATGGATTTTCTCCACCGGCAAAATCACCTGAGTAAACGTCCCCTCTCCCACAATGGCTTTGTCGTGTTCAGCGACCACTCGGCAAACCACCTTGTTGGGCTTCACTTCCGTCGCTTCGGCGATAAAGGTGACTTGCTTGCCGATCGGGGCGGGAGAGCGGTGCTCCACGGTGATGGAGCCGCCCACCCCTTCCTCCCCTTCCTCCAGGAAGGGAAGGATGACTTTTCTCCCCACCCACTCCATGTAATAGACCATCGTCACGGTGGACAAGACGGGATGAACCATTTCCCCGCCGAAGGCGGCGATCATATCCTCCGTCACCGTGATGCTCATCGTTTCCCGATGGCCTGGACGAAGTCCCGGTTTCACAGGGCGCTCCCCCTCAAATGCCGAAGGGGTTGAGGGGCTTGGAACCGACGTAGGAAAGAACGCTCTTTGTCTCGGTGTACAGGTCCAGCGACTCGATGGCCAGCTCCCGCCCGAACCCGGACTGTTTGTAACCCCCGAAGGGAAGGCCCGGGAAGGCGGAGAAGGGATTGTTGATCATGACCACGCCCGCCTTCAGCTGTCCCGCCACGCGGTGCGCCCGGCTGAAATCGCGGGTCCAGAGGGAGGCGGCCAATCCGTAGATGGTGTCGTTGGCCAAGCGGATCACTTCCCGCTCGTCGCTGAACTTCATCACCACCACCACCGGACCGAAAATCTCCTCCTGGGCCACGCGCATGTCGTTGGTCACATCGACGATGACCGTGGGCATATACCAATGTCCTTTTTCAAATTCGGCTCCTTCGGGCCGCTTCCCGCCGTAAAGCACTCGGGCCCCTTCCTTTTCCGCCAGGCGGACGTAGGAATCGATCACTTCCAGCTGCCCCGCGGAAATGACCGCCCCCACATGGGTGTCCGGGTTCATGGGGTCGCCCACCTTCAATTTTTTGGTCTTCTCCACAAACCGCTCCAGGAACTCATCATAAATCGATTCGTGGACGAACAGACGGGAACGGGCTTCGCAGGACTGCCCGGTGTTGTAGTAGATTCCGAAGAGGGAGCCGTCCACCGCCGCTTCCAGATCGGCATCCTCGAAGATGATGTTGGGCGATTTGCCGCCCAGCTCCAGGGTGACCCGCTTCAGCGTCTCGGAGGCCCTGGCCATGATGTCTTTCCCCGTCTTCGTTTCTCCGGTAAAGGCCACCTTGTCCACGCCGGGATGCTCCGTGAGATAGGCGCCCACATCGGCTCCGCTTCCGGTGATCACGTTGATCACCCCGGCGGGAACCCCCGCTTCGTGGCAGATGTCCGCCAGCGTAAGGGCCGTGATCGGCGTCAGGCTGGCCGGCTTCAGCACGATGGTGCACCCGGCGGCCAACGCCGGAGCCACTTTCCATGCCGCCATCATCAGCGGATAGTTCCAGGGCACGATCTGGGCGCAGACGCCGACCGGCTCCTTCACCGTATAGTGGAAAAATCCGTTGGGAACCGGCTTGGTGCTTCCCGACAAGGTGGTGACCGCACCGGCATACAGTTCAAAGTCCTCGATGGCCTGCATGATCTGTCCCCTGGCGGCGGAGAGGGCTTTGCCGCTGTTGACGACCTCCAGCTCCACCAGCTCGTTGAACCGCTCCCGCATGATCGCAGCCACCTTGTTCAGAATCTGGCCGCGGCGGGAAGCCGGCCAGCGGGCCCATTTGCTGTTTTCCAGAGCCTCGCGGGCGGCGGAAACGGCTTTGTCCACGTCCTCCCTCGTCGCCTTGGCCACCCGGGCGATCACCTCCCCGGTGGCCGGATCGTACGTATCAAAATACTCGCCGGAAGAACTGGGAACGTGTTCTCCGTTGATCAGCAGGTGATACTCCTCTTTCAGCAATGCGGGTTTTTCCTTCAGCATCCATCCATCCTCCTCATTTCCGGCTTCCAACTCAGGCCCCGTCGAAGTACGTCGCTAAAAACCTCCGATCATTTCCCCTCGGCCACATCGCCGATCATCATCGTCACCAGGGAGCCGGCAAATCCCATCAAATCCTTGGCCGCCGCCTTGCCTTCGGCCGAGGACATCGCCGCATCCAGGGCCCCGCGGTCTTCAAAATACACCTCGGCCAGGAGATAATAGGGCGCCTCCCCGCCCATCGGCGTCCCCACCAGGCGGGTCACCTCCAGCTTTTTCAGCCCCGGCATTTTTTCGGCCAAGGGAGCGTGCACATTCCAGTAATGATCGTCAAAGGCCTTTTTGTCTTCGGGATGGCGGTAGAGTGCAATCAACTTGACCATGGAGAAATCCCTCTTTCCTGTAGAATCACGCTTTGTCCGGTAAAACGTCCGGGTGAAGCCACGATTACCCTTTCATCCCCACCGGATTGCGACGGTCAATCACCCGGACGGCCTTCCCTTCGCTCCGGGGAATGGTCCGGGGCTCACGCAGGACGACCTCCGTCGTCACACCGAGCACGTCCTTCAGCCTGGAGCGCAGGCGGAAGGAGAGTTTTCCGCAGGATTCGTGTTCCAGGGAGAAGGACGGACCCAGATGGCGGACAAACTTCTCCGACACCTCCACCTCGAGAACCAGCTTGTCCATCGCCCCTTCCTTCGACACCACCAGCTGGTAGTGGGGCGCCACCTCGTCCACCCCCAAAATCACCTGCTCCACTTCCGAAGGGAAGACATTGACACCGCGGATTACCAGCATGTCGTCGATCCGCCCCTTGATGCGCGACATCCGGGCATGGGTTCGTCCGCAACGGCAGGGTTCCCTGTACAGGGCGGCGATATCCCCCGTGCGGTAGCGGATCACCGGGGTCGCTTCCTTGGTCAGGGAGGTGAAGACCAGCTCGCCGAACTCCCCTTCCGGCAGCGGCTCGCCCGTCTCGGGGTCGATCACCTCGGGCAGGAAATGGTCCTCGGCGATGTGCAGGCCGTCCTTCGCCTCCCGGCACTCGATGGAAACGCCGGGGCCGATCACTTCGGACAACCCGTAGATATCGACGGCGTCAATTCCCCAGATTTCCTCCAGGGTGTGCCGCATTTCCTCCGACCAGGACTCCGCTCCGAAAATTCCGTATTTCAGCGACGTGTCCCGGGGGTTTCCACCCGCTTCCATCATCGCCTCCGCCAGGCTCAAGACGAAGGAGGGTGTCCCGCAAATTCCCCGGGGACGAAAATCCTGAATCAAGGTAACCTGCCGCGAGCGGTTGCCTCCGGATACGGGAACCACCGTCATTCCCAACCGCTCGCCGCCGTAATGCAGACCCAACCCTCCGGTAAACAGGCCGTAACCGTAGGCGTTGTGAAGCACTTCCCCGGCCTGCCCGCCGGAGGCGACAATGGCCCGTGCGCAGACGTCCGCCCAATGCTCGATGTCTTTGCGGGTATACCCCACCACTGTCGGCTTCCCTTTGGTGCCGGACGAAGCGTGGATGCGGATCACATCCTTCAGGTCGACGGCGAAGAGACCGAAGGGGTACTGCTCCCGGAGGTCCGTCTTCCGGGTGAAGGGCAGGCGGTGCAGATCCTCCACTCCCCGTATATCCTCCGGGGAGATCCCCGCTTCGTCAAACCTTTGGCGGTAGAAGGGCACCCGGTGGTATACCCTTTCCACCATTTTTTTGAGCCTCTCAGACTGCAGCTTTCGAAGATCCTGTCGACCCATCGATTCCAATTCCGGTTGAAACACTGACCATCCTCCCTTTCGGCGCTCCCTCCCACTCCTCCATTTTTTCATATGGCGTCTATACGGGTTTCATTCCTTCAAAGGGCTGGCGGCAACGCCTGCAATAGAAAATCGAACGGCACGCCGTCGGTCCGAAGAGGTTTTGGATTTCTCCCCCTTCGGCACCACAGTAGGGACAAGGCGGAACGATGTCCATGGGATTGTCCCCCGCAGGGCGGGGCGGGGCGATCCCGAAGGAGGCCAGACGCTTTCTCCCTTCCTCTGTGATTCGCTCCGAAGTCCAGGGGGGATGATACACGAACTTGACCTCCACATCGGCCACGCCTTCCACCCGGAGGAGACGCTTCCGCACGTCCCGGCGGATGATGTCCAACGCGGGGCACCCGACAAAGGTGGGCAAAATCTCCACTGTCACCCGCTTCCCCTCGACCTGCAGGCGATGAATCATCCCCAGGTCCACCAGACTGATCGTTGGAATCTCCGGATCTTTCACCTCTTGCAAAGCCTGCCACAGGGCATCCCTGTTGTCGCTCATGCGGATCACCTCCTCCCGGACATCCCTCCAGCCCCGATCACCACTTGGCGGCCGGATCCAACCGGAACACCTCCGTCATCGAATCCAGCAAACGTTCCAGATCGGAGGTGTGCTCCCCCTTTCGCCCGTCAATTTCGGGCACAGCCGGAGAGCCCGGCCAAGGAATCTTCGCCTCCTCGAAGGCGGGGCGCACCTGATCCTCCCACCGCCTCTTGAGCTCGGCGGCTCCAATGGGGATGATGCCGAATTCCAACAGCCGGCTCTCCGCATCGCCCAGCGAAAAGAGCCCGCCGATCTCCGTCCACAGATCCCGGACCGCGCGGCGCATGCGTTCCGTCGCTTCTCCTCCGGCCGATCCCAACCGGGTGAACCACAGGCGCATGTGAAGGAGATGATAGTGTTCCTCCCGCCGGATCTTGGTCACCCCATGGGCCAGCGGGACATATCCGGAGGTCGAAAGCGCTTCCAATCGGATCTGATCGAACACATCGTAAAAAAAGTGGCGGGCGATCGTATAGGCCCAGTCTCCGTTGGGACGTTCCAGCACGACCGCGTTGCGGCGCCGATCGGCTCCCCGATCGAAGGCGAGCCGGTCCGAATCGGTTTCCCCCAGTTCGTGGAGCCGCTCGAAGTAGTAAACGGAATGTCCCACCTCGTCCTGGGCGATGGAGCTGAACGCCACATCCTCCTCGATATCCGGGGCCAATCCCAACCATTCGGAATCGCGGTGCCCCATGACGAGTTCATCGTCCGCCAGCTGGAACAACAGCTCGGTCAACGCTTCCCGATACCCACTGATTTTTGCCGCTTCAGCCGCCGACTCCACGCGCATCGGCCTCACCCCGCTCCCACAAATTCATCTCGACGACCGGTAATCAATACCCGCCGGGGGAGGTGCGGCCCCAACCCGGCCGGGGCATACCCTCCCCTTCCCTTTCAGCGGCTCAGGAACGGCTCCGCCGGGACCGTCTTGCATCCTCCCCGTCCGTTACGAGGAGGGCCTTTCTCCTCTCCGCTTCCTTTTCCGCAAAGTAGCGGTTCATCTCGTCGAAATTCGGATGTTCCTCCTTGAACATCTTCCACAGCCGCCCGTTCTCCGAATAACCGGAAACCTCCCGGTATCGGCGGTCCAGCTCCCGGGCGAAATAATCCCCTTCAGAGGGCGCGGCGTAGATGGACTCCCGGGGAACCACCCACAGGTTGACCGCCGGGTCGCGGCGCAGGAAATTCTCCCGGGCCGTGATCAGCGCCACATCCGGGGAAGGAGCAACTACGCTGCCCACATGCTGGTGATGGTCCAACGCCGTCTTTTGGACGAACACCTCGTAAACGCCGAATTCCAATTTTTCTTCCCGATCCTCCATGGCTGCGCCCCCCTTCCCTGTTCAAACCGCGGCGGACGTCCGGGCCGAACGGAGCATCGCCTCGCGCACCCACCGCTGCCCCTCGTGGGCCTGCCTGCGCAACTGGATCCGTTCCTGGGATTTGGGACCGCAGTTCTTGCGCACGATGCGTGAAAACTTCTCCCAATCCGGCGGCGTGTAGACCCACTGTTTCTTCTCTTCATCGTAGTGAAGCTCCGGATCCGGCACCTTGAGACCAACGGCGCGAATCTGC from Planifilum fimeticola includes these protein-coding regions:
- a CDS encoding thioesterase family protein, with the protein product MKPGLRPGHRETMSITVTEDMIAAFGGEMVHPVLSTVTMVYYMEWVGRKVILPFLEEGEEGVGGSITVEHRSPAPIGKQVTFIAEATEVKPNKVVCRVVAEHDKAIVGEGTFTQVILPVEKIHRRIEQMK
- a CDS encoding aldehyde dehydrogenase family protein yields the protein MLKEKPALLKEEYHLLINGEHVPSSSGEYFDTYDPATGEVIARVAKATREDVDKAVSAAREALENSKWARWPASRRGQILNKVAAIMRERFNELVELEVVNSGKALSAARGQIMQAIEDFELYAGAVTTLSGSTKPVPNGFFHYTVKEPVGVCAQIVPWNYPLMMAAWKVAPALAAGCTIVLKPASLTPITALTLADICHEAGVPAGVINVITGSGADVGAYLTEHPGVDKVAFTGETKTGKDIMARASETLKRVTLELGGKSPNIIFEDADLEAAVDGSLFGIYYNTGQSCEARSRLFVHESIYDEFLERFVEKTKKLKVGDPMNPDTHVGAVISAGQLEVIDSYVRLAEKEGARVLYGGKRPEGAEFEKGHWYMPTVIVDVTNDMRVAQEEIFGPVVVVMKFSDEREVIRLANDTIYGLAASLWTRDFSRAHRVAGQLKAGVVMINNPFSAFPGLPFGGYKQSGFGRELAIESLDLYTETKSVLSYVGSKPLNPFGI
- a CDS encoding EthD family reductase, whose product is MVKLIALYRHPEDKKAFDDHYWNVHAPLAEKMPGLKKLEVTRLVGTPMGGEAPYYLLAEVYFEDRGALDAAMSSAEGKAAAKDLMGFAGSLVTMMIGDVAEGK
- a CDS encoding phenylacetate--CoA ligase family protein; the protein is MFQPELESMGRQDLRKLQSERLKKMVERVYHRVPFYRQRFDEAGISPEDIRGVEDLHRLPFTRKTDLREQYPFGLFAVDLKDVIRIHASSGTKGKPTVVGYTRKDIEHWADVCARAIVASGGQAGEVLHNAYGYGLFTGGLGLHYGGERLGMTVVPVSGGNRSRQVTLIQDFRPRGICGTPSFVLSLAEAMMEAGGNPRDTSLKYGIFGAESWSEEMRHTLEEIWGIDAVDIYGLSEVIGPGVSIECREAKDGLHIAEDHFLPEVIDPETGEPLPEGEFGELVFTSLTKEATPVIRYRTGDIAALYREPCRCGRTHARMSRIKGRIDDMLVIRGVNVFPSEVEQVILGVDEVAPHYQLVVSKEGAMDKLVLEVEVSEKFVRHLGPSFSLEHESCGKLSFRLRSRLKDVLGVTTEVVLREPRTIPRSEGKAVRVIDRRNPVGMKG
- the paaD gene encoding 1,2-phenylacetyl-CoA epoxidase subunit PaaD — encoded protein: MSDNRDALWQALQEVKDPEIPTISLVDLGMIHRLQVEGKRVTVEILPTFVGCPALDIIRRDVRKRLLRVEGVADVEVKFVYHPPWTSERITEEGRKRLASFGIAPPRPAGDNPMDIVPPCPYCGAEGGEIQNLFGPTACRSIFYCRRCRQPFEGMKPV
- the paaC gene encoding 1,2-phenylacetyl-CoA epoxidase subunit PaaC, with protein sequence MRVESAAEAAKISGYREALTELLFQLADDELVMGHRDSEWLGLAPDIEEDVAFSSIAQDEVGHSVYYFERLHELGETDSDRLAFDRGADRRRNAVVLERPNGDWAYTIARHFFYDVFDQIRLEALSTSGYVPLAHGVTKIRREEHYHLLHMRLWFTRLGSAGGEATERMRRAVRDLWTEIGGLFSLGDAESRLLEFGIIPIGAAELKRRWEDQVRPAFEEAKIPWPGSPAVPEIDGRKGEHTSDLERLLDSMTEVFRLDPAAKW
- a CDS encoding phenylacetic acid degradation protein; the encoded protein is MEDREEKLEFGVYEVFVQKTALDHHQHVGSVVAPSPDVALITARENFLRRDPAVNLWVVPRESIYAAPSEGDYFARELDRRYREVSGYSENGRLWKMFKEEHPNFDEMNRYFAEKEAERRKALLVTDGEDARRSRRSRS